In Candidatus Angelobacter sp., a genomic segment contains:
- a CDS encoding HEAT repeat domain-containing protein, with protein MKKSRKNWLTILAFVLLAGVSFFALRPREPAYHGRTLRSWLMEFEGGYESANTNAITAIKAIGTNGLAILLAELEYKEPAWQKSLSALADKVPIIDLRSDPPGKRNHRAANAFRALGADGKPAIPELANLIFQNHRADEAAIALAGIGQDALPELANALSHTNARIRMAAVGGLRRWRGDAGNVVPLLIKALTDESHPVRLNAVNALGELAQEPVIAVPALIQALRDKSPAVRLSATVALEMFGKDAEAALPALRKLKEQEGADSMVAPFVDQAVKRIQEKSKAK; from the coding sequence GTGAAGAAATCCCGGAAAAACTGGCTGACGATATTGGCGTTTGTGCTGCTGGCTGGCGTGTCGTTTTTTGCCTTGAGGCCGCGCGAGCCGGCTTATCACGGCAGGACGCTTCGTTCATGGTTGATGGAATTCGAGGGCGGCTACGAGTCGGCAAACACAAATGCCATCACTGCAATCAAAGCCATAGGAACGAACGGCCTGGCCATCCTACTCGCGGAACTGGAATATAAAGAGCCGGCTTGGCAAAAAAGTCTGAGTGCTCTGGCTGACAAAGTTCCGATCATCGACTTGCGTTCAGACCCACCCGGGAAAAGAAATCATCGGGCAGCTAATGCGTTCCGCGCTCTTGGCGCGGACGGTAAGCCTGCGATTCCCGAACTGGCCAATTTGATTTTTCAGAACCATCGCGCGGATGAGGCGGCGATTGCGTTGGCTGGCATCGGACAAGATGCCCTTCCTGAACTCGCGAACGCACTGAGTCACACCAACGCGAGGATTCGCATGGCAGCGGTGGGGGGACTGCGCCGTTGGCGTGGGGATGCCGGAAACGTTGTCCCGCTACTCATCAAGGCGCTGACGGACGAAAGCCATCCTGTTCGATTAAATGCGGTAAATGCATTGGGTGAGCTGGCACAAGAGCCTGTTATAGCAGTGCCGGCGTTGATTCAGGCTCTGCGTGACAAGTCGCCCGCCGTGCGCCTCAGCGCCACGGTGGCATTGGAGATGTTTGGCAAGGACGCAGAAGCCGCGCTACCTGCCTTGCGCAAGTTGAAAGAGCAAGAAGGCGCTGACTCGATGGTAGCTCCATTCGTGGATCAGGCCGTTAAAAGGATCCAAGAAAAGTCGAAGGCCAAATAG